In a genomic window of Gossypium arboreum isolate Shixiya-1 chromosome 9, ASM2569848v2, whole genome shotgun sequence:
- the LOC108454877 gene encoding F-box/LRR-repeat protein At1g67190-like isoform X2: protein MDDAGEFTASTVIAWLMYTRETLRRLFYNVPTSPNVNILAICGRQKLEILAVAHNSVTGVEPNFQRFPCLKSLSLSHVSISALDLSLLLTACPKLESLELVDPEIAISDAQVTVELSSPTLKNIYVEAISLDKFILETDSIERLHLRDCALEVFELIGKGTLKYFKIDDVSVIHLDIAETVDNLEVIDVSSFTIIWTKFYQMISRSSKLRKLRLWDVTFDDYDEGIDLETIAVCFPQLNHLSLCYELRDGLMHYGLQGSSNLENVTVLELGWTVINDFFSHWVEELLKRCPNLKKIIIFGVISEAKSHEECQILAKFTSSIVRLMRKYMHVEVQFEYE from the coding sequence ATGGATGATGCTGGTGAGTTCACGGCTTCAACTGTTATTGCTTGGCTCATGTATACCAGAGAAACCTTGCGCCGGTTGTTTTATAATGTCCCGACTAGCCCAAATGTTAACATTCTTGCAATATGTGGGAGGCAGAAGCTGGAAATATTGGCAGTAGCCCACAATTCTGTAACAGGTGTTGAACCTAATTTTCAGAGATTCCCTTGTTTGAAGTCCCTCTCTCTGAGTCATGTTTCTATTTCAGCTTTGGATTTGAGCCTATTGCTCACTGCATGTCCAAAGCTTGAGAGCTTGGAACTTGTTGACCCAGAGATAGCAATATCAGATGCACAGGTGACGGTTGAACTGAGTAGCCCGACACTAAAGAATATTTATGTTGAAGCTATTAGTTTGGATAAATTTATCCTGGAGACTGATAGTATTGAGCGTTTGCACTTGAGGGATTGTGCCCTTGAGGTTTTTGAATTGATTGGGAAAGGCACTTTGAAATATTTTAAGATTGATGATGTTAGTGTGATACATCTTGACATTGCTGAGACTGTTGATAATCTTGAGGTTATTGATGTAAGTAGCTTCACAATAATCTGGACAAAGTTCTACCAGATGATTTCAAGATCCTCAAAATTGAGGAAGCTCCGGCTTTGGGACGTCActtttgatgattatgatgagGGTATCGACTTGGAAACAATTGCTGTTTGTTTTCCACAATTGAACCATCTTTCATTATGCTACGAATTGAGAGATGGTCTCATGCATTATGGTCTCCAAGGATCTTCTAATTTGGAGAATGTGACAGTGCTGGAGCTTGGATGGACTGTAATCAATGACTTCTTCTCGCATTGGGTTGAGGAGCTGCTAAAACGATGCCCAAATCttaagaaaattattatttttggggTTATTTCAGAAGCCAAGTCACACGAGGAATGCCAGATATTGGCCAAATTCACCTCATCTATTGTTCGGCTTATGAGGAAATACATGCATGTAGAGGTGCAATTtgaatatgagtaa
- the LOC108454877 gene encoding F-box/LRR-repeat protein At1g67190-like isoform X1 translates to MEHLPVEVIGNILSRLEGARDVVIASATCRKWREAYRKHLHTLAFNSNDWPAYCDISPILLEILITRTIFQTTGLQGLSILMDDAGEFTASTVIAWLMYTRETLRRLFYNVPTSPNVNILAICGRQKLEILAVAHNSVTGVEPNFQRFPCLKSLSLSHVSISALDLSLLLTACPKLESLELVDPEIAISDAQVTVELSSPTLKNIYVEAISLDKFILETDSIERLHLRDCALEVFELIGKGTLKYFKIDDVSVIHLDIAETVDNLEVIDVSSFTIIWTKFYQMISRSSKLRKLRLWDVTFDDYDEGIDLETIAVCFPQLNHLSLCYELRDGLMHYGLQGSSNLENVTVLELGWTVINDFFSHWVEELLKRCPNLKKIIIFGVISEAKSHEECQILAKFTSSIVRLMRKYMHVEVQFEYE, encoded by the coding sequence ATGGAGCATCTACCTGTTGAAGTAATTGGAAATATTTTATCTCGCCTTGAAGGTGCCCGGGATGTGGTGATAGCCTCTGCAACATGTCGAAAATGGCGTGAAGCTTATCGGAAACACCTTCACACCTTAGCATTTAATTCTAATGATTGGCCTGCTTATTGTGATATTTCACCTATACTATTAGAGATCTTGATTACTCGAACAATCTTCCAAACAACAGGACTGCAAGGCTTGTCTATTTTGATGGATGATGCTGGTGAGTTCACGGCTTCAACTGTTATTGCTTGGCTCATGTATACCAGAGAAACCTTGCGCCGGTTGTTTTATAATGTCCCGACTAGCCCAAATGTTAACATTCTTGCAATATGTGGGAGGCAGAAGCTGGAAATATTGGCAGTAGCCCACAATTCTGTAACAGGTGTTGAACCTAATTTTCAGAGATTCCCTTGTTTGAAGTCCCTCTCTCTGAGTCATGTTTCTATTTCAGCTTTGGATTTGAGCCTATTGCTCACTGCATGTCCAAAGCTTGAGAGCTTGGAACTTGTTGACCCAGAGATAGCAATATCAGATGCACAGGTGACGGTTGAACTGAGTAGCCCGACACTAAAGAATATTTATGTTGAAGCTATTAGTTTGGATAAATTTATCCTGGAGACTGATAGTATTGAGCGTTTGCACTTGAGGGATTGTGCCCTTGAGGTTTTTGAATTGATTGGGAAAGGCACTTTGAAATATTTTAAGATTGATGATGTTAGTGTGATACATCTTGACATTGCTGAGACTGTTGATAATCTTGAGGTTATTGATGTAAGTAGCTTCACAATAATCTGGACAAAGTTCTACCAGATGATTTCAAGATCCTCAAAATTGAGGAAGCTCCGGCTTTGGGACGTCActtttgatgattatgatgagGGTATCGACTTGGAAACAATTGCTGTTTGTTTTCCACAATTGAACCATCTTTCATTATGCTACGAATTGAGAGATGGTCTCATGCATTATGGTCTCCAAGGATCTTCTAATTTGGAGAATGTGACAGTGCTGGAGCTTGGATGGACTGTAATCAATGACTTCTTCTCGCATTGGGTTGAGGAGCTGCTAAAACGATGCCCAAATCttaagaaaattattatttttggggTTATTTCAGAAGCCAAGTCACACGAGGAATGCCAGATATTGGCCAAATTCACCTCATCTATTGTTCGGCTTATGAGGAAATACATGCATGTAGAGGTGCAATTtgaatatgagtaa